TGGACCAAAAGGAATCATGAAATAAACATAGCCGGTTCTTGCGCATTGTTGGCAAATTCTCACCATTTCCAACAATTCAGGGTGGGCGAAACGTAATGAGCCTACCAGTACCTGGTGCACATGGAGTTAATACAACATAAAGTTACAGCGGACGAATTCAAACTTTAATGTCTGCATGACTCGAGTAGACCCAGAGGCGGAGGAATTGCTTTTGGAACCGATCTCAAATTGAACAACTCCACATTGCAAGTGGCTGCGCAAAGGCCAGCTAATTTAGAAGTCGTCATCATCCTCTTCGGCCATGTGCTTAGCCAATTCTTCCTCCTGTTGAAGCCTCTCACGGCGCTTCTCAGCACTCTCCTTCTCCTTGTGAGAGTTAGGGGGGAACCTCATAGCCTTGACCGCTTCATTGTGCATGTTGAGGCAGAAAGCAATCCTGGAGTTGAATGCAATCTGCGGCTCGTTTGTTGAGTAGACATCACCAGTTTCCTTTGACACCATCCAGCCATTTGCATGATCTATGGTGGCGTCGATTGCGCCATCTCTGATGGCCTTGGCTACAATGCTCTCGGCATCAGCAACAGGGTTCTCGGAGTCTAGTCTTAGCTTCTTAGCAATATCAGCAAGGGAGATCCTTGAGTATGAAATGCTGATGTTGCGCAGACCAGTTCGGATGACATTGTGGCGCAGCCTCACAATGAGGTTGCGAGTCCTGTCTGCACTGAATGTGCTTGCAAATTTGTCTGCGACAGCCCTGAACAGTTCCAGGTCCCCCACCCTGACAGCCTAGAGGCAACAATACAAGTTTAGAGTTTTTCCGCTTATTTGTAACATAGAGTTCAAACAATGACAAGTTACTTACATTTGTGAGCTCAAAATAAGGTGTCAAAGCTTTCTTCATTCCTTTCTGCATGAAAACAGTCCTCTCTGGAATCTCTCCAAGAAGTAGCCTCACAATGATAGCCCATTTGTTGCACTGAATACGAAAACCACGAGCTGATGTGGGTGCCTTCCGAGCAGCTTGGAGGAGGCTTTCTTTAGCATCAGTGTACTCCAACTGAATTGTCCTAATCTTACCCAAGTAGAACAAGTATCGGCAGAACTGCAACAAAAAGAATTGTTAGCATTTTTTTAGAAGGCTTTCCTACAAAACCAACTTGCTGAAGAAAGAACTCATATTAAATCACCAGCAGTGTACTACTAAAGGTTTCTTAGCAGAACAGTTACAAACAGTGATTACATATGCTAAATCTAAAACAGATAGTAAATCAAAAGGTTGTGTCACAATGAATGGAATATGCAGATGAATTACTTGTTGGTTGGAATGAGCTTCAAAACGAGGTGCCTTTGATCTAAGTTTTTCTGCCTGATCATACAGGTTGTAGTGGAGGTAATTGCGGAGGAGGAGATTGAGCAGAGTTTCCTGCAATTGAGAACAAAATACATACAATCAGATAAATTAGCAAAACTCTGACAGCATAACAACAGGTTAGCAGGGACCAGAAAATCAGAATTACCTGGCCAAGCTCGTCACGGTGCAAAGTTGCCATCCTGTGTAATGCGAGCAGATTCCTGAAAGAATAAGTAAAAAGCAAATGTAAGAGAGATAGTGTTAGGTTAAGTGGAAACTGAAGAAACCAGGAACTACTAAGGTTGGTACTGATAGGGAACAATAAGCATGAGTGAAACATTTGACTTACCCACGGATTTCAGCAAGACTGTTGGTAAGCTCATACACATAGGAGTAATAAAAGTACAGACGAGAAGCCAAAACATCAACAGTTCTCCGGTTCAAGTTCTTCAGACGAGCAATGCTCGAAGTTGCACATGCTTTAGCCTTCATACAAATGCAAAACTTCAATTATTATGTTTCACACATCAAACATAAGGAAAATCAGTGGTCCCAGATTTACCCAAGTTACCTCGTCATATTTCTTTTGATCAATAAGGAAAATCAGGACAAGCAAGTAGCAATATATTTCAATTTCAGGGAGACCATGCTTGATTGAAATCTGTGTTGCCGGAGCCGCAGCATCAACATCCATCTCAGTATCATCTTCCTGAAGGACATTACATATGGACATTAGGAGTCTTGAATgtgacaaaagaaaaaaacctcAGACTCGTTCTTCTTTTACTCTATTATCATATAAAACAGAGCAGGCTCTAACTATAAACTATAAAACAAGCAGCAAACACAGCAGAATCTATTACAGGGTATGAAGAGCTTCTTCAGTTATGCACATACAGAAAAATCAGACCAGTTAAGAATCTACCAATGTAAGCAATTCATCGTAGTATTGTCCAAATTTATTGGTGCCAAGGCCATATGGTCACACAGAGCACGAAAACTGAGCCCTGAAGATGCAATTCTAATATTCCATGAATGATTTTTAACTCGTCCTAAACTAAGTGTGAGCATCTAGGTATTGATTATACAATGAACATAATTGCAAACACATGATACTGAGAACATGGCACTTTTGAAGTTCGAAGCACAAGATGAGAGAAATCCAAATGATTTGTAACAGATACATTCTGCTTAGCAACAGCGAGTCTAAGAACCTACTAGTCCAACATAATTAGCTTGTTCAGGAGAAAAACTAATAGCATGAAGAAAATATTTATGCCTTCCATGAGCTGTAGAGTAGAATAGCCAATTGTGCGGTGAAAAAATCAAACATCCGCAGAGAGCATCATTGATACTACAGATGACTATGGAGCATCACTCGAGCTTGCAAAATTGTGGCGGAGCAATATCTTAGCAGCTACATCAACTCGTTTCATGACGGCAATTGCAGCGCTACTCGTGAGCTCCAAAGTCCAGTTTGGTCTCGTTTACGCAGCAGTGATGCTAGAGACGACAGATAGCAGGAGCAAGGGGAAAAAATCGATTCTTTTACCTTGGGCACCAGGGCGGTGAGGCGAGCGTAGGCTTCAGAGGACGCGGGGAGCGCGAAGCCGAGGAAGGCGGAGACGTcccgcgcggcgaggcggcggcggagcgcgaCGGTTAGGCGGACGGCGCGGGAGATCCGGCGGACCTCCTTGGACAGGGAGCCGGCCTCGATGACGGACGCGATCTCCTTCAGATCTGGCACGAGCGCGGAGTCAGCCACACCAAATCTGCGGAATTCAGTGGGTCGcggggaggagaaggagctAGGGTTCAGGGTAGGGAAGGATGGAGTGGGGAAGCTTACGGTGGAGGGTGGagagcgccggcgccgcagcggcGGGAGTTGGGGCCGCCGGCTGGGGCTCCGAGTCGTTCATCTGCACGTCTTCCGGcatcgtggcggcggcggcgaggaggaggagccgacgAGGAGGATGTGTGGTGTGGTGGCGGATCGGTGAGGCGAGTGCGAGTCCTTTTGCTTCCGCCTCAAGAAGGTCGCTTCCGGCTTGGGTTATTCTCTCCTCTCCGGTCTGTGTCCCAGTCGGATGGAAACGCCGCCGCCGTTTGCCGCGCTGGTGGGCCGAGACGGAGTGGGAGGTCGGCCCGAGTTATCCGGAGGTTTTTCGACGGGCCGACCGGCTGGGCGGCGGCTGCAATTTGTCGTTGTTGGGCTTGGGCTTTCGTGGTGTGATGCTCATTTCGAGTGTTGGTTTGTTGTTGCGATGGATGGATAATGCGTTGTGAAAGAAGAAACGGAAAGTAGCAGTGGGAAAACTGGGTACGAGTCCGTTACACACAGGGGTGGAGCTGCATGCAGCCAGGGTCGTCCACGAAATTTGCCAAAATCAATGGAAAATCACTGTTTAGCACTGTTTATCCATGTGACAGATCCTAGCATTTAATGCATCCGATCCAGACGGGTTTCTCATCTAGCTTCGCCCTGGTTACACATAAGGCTTTTATTTTGTTGGGGAGGGGGCATATGCTCCCAACACGATAAAGATTAGATCATGCCTAAACTTTTAGGAACGGTTATTGAGGAGATTAAGACCATCATACCTGATCAAGTGGTCATCCTTGAGCTGCCAATACTATTTTATGAAGTCGTAGTTTCCAATGTAAACCTACGTCCGTACTCGATATATTAATCTTACTAAATAGAGTTGTGCATGAGCTAACGACCATATGGTCATTCTTAAGGTAGGAAAGCCATTTGAATAAGCTGCTAGAGCTACCCTCGCTGGCCTAGCACTTGTAATGGGATGTCGATGAAATGCATCGGGCAGCTAGAAGAAATTTAGAGGAACATCGAGATGTCAGGGACAATGAACATACATATTTATAAGTTGTTTGGTAGCAATTGTCATAGATGATTAATTGACAAAGCATGTCGTTCTTTCCCACTAGTTCTACTTAAAATGGTACCTTCCCCACACGGTGCTTTGCAAATCCGAAGAACTGTATGTCGCATATGCGAGTGTAATGCATTTTATCGCATCTTTTGAAacatcattttcttcttctagGACATTTTCTCTTCTAGCCTGGAATATTATTTTCCTTCTGTTATAACAAATAGCTGCAACAACCATAACATTTGATCCACGCATTGATGATCAGGAATAACTATGTGAGATTTGTTTTGCCTGTGAATATTTTTATATGGTTCATGAGCTTTCTGGGCTTTCACTGGTCACATAGACTACGCAACATCAAATGCCGAAAACAATCACATATGTAAAAGTGGTCAACTGGAATAGGAAAGAATTTCACATTTTTAAGAAGTGACCAAATAGTCATGTTTTTTAATAACGATctcaactactccctccatttcaaatcgtaagtcattttgacttttctaaatagatatattttattatgtatctaaacatgATGTATATCACACGCAACCTATCGTTGTTCGTACTTACATATACACCTCAAATATTAAGCAGCACGAAGAACACCACCTGCACGAGATACAACCCAAGCAGGCGTCGGATCTCAAGCACCGTGTCCGTTCCCTCGCCAGAAACCAACAAGCCAAAGCTTACTGCCCCCATGCAACTTTTGCTCGCATGCTGGCAGGTGTTCTCATTTCTACACACATGTCGCCCGTCTTCAGTTCAGTTCAGTTTACTCACCCAAAGCTTTGACAGCGGCCGACCCACCCCATTTCTGTATCCTGGAGTGCGCCTCGCTGGCCTCCCTGTCCCAGTTGGTGCGCATGGTGATGGCGACCAGGATCAGCGTCTGCAGGCCGACCCCGCTGAGCATGCCGCCCCACATCCCCGTCACCCCGCCGCGGAGCGGGAAGGCGATGAGGTACCCGACGGGGATGCCGATGAGGTAGTAGCATCCCAGGTTGACGTACGCCACCAGCCACTGCCagccggcgccgacggcgaccCCCGACAGCACCGGCTGCACGCTGTTGAGCAGCAGCGAGAAGGCGAAGACGACGCCGAGCCTCGCCACGGCGCGCACCACCTCGGGGCTCTCCGTGAAGGGCGCGCCGTAGACGTCGCGGAGCGCCAGGATGGCGGCGAAGAAGGCGAGCCCGATCGCCACCGACGACATGAGCACCACCAGGATCGCGAACTTGGccgcgcgcgggcggccggcgcccaGCTCGTTCGACACGCGCACGCTGATGGCCGcgttgaagccgaagaacacCATGATCTGCCACCCGAACAGGTTCGTGCTGCGATCCATTCGTGTGCAGCAGGGGGTTGTTAGAGGTATAGCTGATCGAAACTGTATGCAGCAGCAACAAAATGATCTAGCTACTCACCAGATGGAGACTGCCGCCACGGCGACCTGGGCGTTCTCCAGGTTgccgacgatgacgatgaggaaCATGTAGAACCAGAACTCCAGGCTGCACGCACAAGAGAACGTACGTGTCAGTCAACAGAACACGTACGAATAACCTAGCTTGATGCTCCGATCCAAGTAGATACCGTACCAGGTCATGACGGCGGAGCCGACGGAGAGGCGCGCGAAGCCGTAGAggtcggagaaggcgagccagTCGAAGCCGTTCCAGGCGCCGGGGCAGTAGCCCATGAGGATGTAGGCGAGCTGGCCCAGCACGACGAACCACCACGACGCGTTCAGCGCTACGGCCAGCCCGACGACCCCCATTCCCATGGGCCCCACGAGGAGCCAGCTGAGCGCGACGTGGAAGACGAGCGCGACGGCGGAGACGACCGCCATGGCCATTACCTTGCCCTGCGCCTGCAGGTACTTCTGGATGGGGAAGTTGCAGGCGTAGGCGAAGAGCTGCGGGATCATGTAGAGCGCGAACCTGCTGGCGAGGGCGGCGATCTCGGCGTCCTGGTGGAAGAAGCGCAGGACCGGGGCGGCGAAGAGGTAGAGCGGGAGCATGAGCACGGCCAAGGCGTTGAGGATGATCCAGGAGCGCTGCAGGTACACGCCCAGCATGTGCAGCTGCTTCGCGCCGTACGCCTGCCCGCACAGCGTCTCCAGCGCGCTCCCCATGCCCATCTGCATGCCACACACCATGCACGCTTCACCCATCAGCTGCTAGTAGCTCCGGCCTTTGAATTTCATAATTTGGGAGTCGTTTCGAGTGCGTTTTTTGCAGCAAAAATCTCGTGAGTTTAAAATCTTTTCAGGGTTCCATATGTATCATCCAAGAAATTAACTTTGCAAGTCTCATTATGTTTCCAGAAAAGAAGATGCAACAGCTAATAATCTAGAGAAGACAGTGTACTGAACAAGATCAGAGTTCTTTTTTTATCCAATCCTTTCTGTATGCATATATGTGGCTGGCCTTGTCTAGGTTGCCGATCTTTTCGTTGACTTGATCGAGCAACTAGTCTGATTAGTATTTTCAGGGCATGTGATGGGCGTTAGTTGATGAGCCACGTACGCCGATCGACGATCAATCAATATAATCGATGCATCTCGATCGATGCTCGCAGGAGTGCAGGTTTGACTCTTGGCGAGATGAGCAACTCAGCAAGTTAAGCATGGATGGATCGAGAATATATGCAATAAGTTAATATGCACGAGCAGTAAGTAAGATAAGCACCGTGAGGCCGAGGGCGAGGCCGGCGATGACGTTGTTCTCGGTGGAGATGGCGTCGAGCTCGAGCGTGCTGAGGTGGCCGGCGAAGACGAGGGTGATGGCGCCCATCGAGTACTGCGCGATGGACGTGAAGATGGCGGGCCCCGCCAGGCTCCACAGCCTCCGGTTCTCCTCCGCCGCGTGCCGCAGGAACGCCCGCACGCTCCGGATCTCCTCCAGGTCCTCCACCTGCTTCTCCACCTTGCCGTTCCCGTTCCCGTCGCCGGCCGGAggagccagcagcagcgcctccCTCAGCGcctcctctcccccgccgccgctcgccgccatcTCTCTTCTAGCTCTCTCTAACTCTAACTCTCTGATGGAGCAGCTAGCTGTGCTCTCTACTACTAGACCAACCTCGATCAATGATGGAGGGAAGGAGTGAGCAGGAACTGAGGATGAGGCATAAATGGGCAGCTAGCTAGGTGGATGGCCGGGCCCCGAGTTTGGGTGAGCAGCCACTCCTGGTACTAGGGTATTAGTACGTGTAGGAGCGAGCGCAATGTGCCAAGCTTTGATAACAACCATGGAGTTTATACTACCGTAATGCCATGTATGACGGATCCGGAGATGCCGAGCGCGTCTCCATCACCTCGCCGATCTCTCGTATCTCGTATCTCTCAGCAGGGTCAGGCAGGCAGCCAGCACGCTTACACACTTGAGACTATTACCTTGTTGCATTTTTTATATGATGACAAAAAAACGCGCGCAGTGACCGACGACCGATCACCCTAGGGGATTATTTTTCCCGTTTTATATGCTACGTGTGCGTGCTGATCTCTACGTCATCGTGTGAAGTAAACGTGCGCGCGGTCTAGTCTAGAAAGTGTCGTGGCCGCGCGCTGCAGAAATGAGCAAAGGCCCGGCCCCCTGGTCACCTTGTAGCTATCTCTCAGCAaacgtctctctctctcctcatcATCTGAACTGCAGAAACACCGGCTGGTTGCATGTTGGTCTAGACTTTTCCACCCATCAGTCCTAGATCACGCTAAGGTTAATGATTGCTAGATCAATGTGTGTACGGCTTCGATGCCATGGGGTCACCAGTGGTGTTGCGGCCCCGCGAGCTCTCGCTCTCCGGCTCTCCGCCATGGGCCATGGCGCCGACCGTTCACCAGTTTTTGCCCCCTCATAAATCAGCTGCCGGATCGATCGgatgcatcgatctatcttttttcctttctttcttcagtGTATTTGTCATCCCTCAATTATTGCAAAAGGGTGGTATTCATCCCTcatatttcatttggtgcaaatcaaccccttaactaactaaattAGTGCATTTATCATCCTACCTTAGTTTAACAATAGTTTAGTGCCATCTAACGGTGGTTTTATGCTCATGTAATCATCTGCCTAATCACTACTTAGCGTAATATGCTGAGTCGAAGATATATAGCTAAAAAAATCAGTAAATCCTCTAAATTAGCTGcccaaaaaaaatttattgGAAAATTTGACGGAACCGATTCACACCAAACTTTTGATTCAACATTAGACGTGACTAAGCAGTGATTAGTAAGATGATTACATAGCCTAAAACTGATGTTATATGACCCTAAAATATCATTAAATAAAGTTAcggatgataaatgcaccgatttagttagttaaggggttgatttgttccaaatgaaatatgagggatgaatgtcacacttttgtaATACTTTAAGGATGAAATAtacactttttccttttttttcaagtaAGATAGATGCATCGATGATCTAGTATCTGACACTCCTGGCTGTCAAGGATCGAGCGAACCGAGATCTCGCGACGCCGCACGCTCCCTGCTGCGCTCAGCATCCAGCAGCTCGATCGGAATCGGAAGTAGTTGACGGGATCCAATCCCATCCGTGCTCGTTGTTTAATTTATTCATGGCGCGATCCTCGTGCTCAAGTCAAATCGCCCTGTGCGCGCGTCTCGTCGTAGCACCCGATCGACCGGTGTTGGGTGTGAACCGCATCCCGCTTCCACCGCGtgtgccgccgtcgccgtcgtcttcttcctcctctccacccGTCGTCAGACAGCTAGCAGACGGAGACGCGATGATCAGTCGACGGGccgggtcggcggcgacgggacaATGCGAAGGGGCAGGTTTATTATTCCACGGTCCCCGCGGGCCGGTCCCcgcgggccggcggcgccatgccATGCACGCGCCCGGCGTGGCGACGTGTCGGCAGTGACCACTGGACACTGGTCGACGAGTGGTCGCTGACTGGCCGGCCGGGCTCCGCCCGGGCAAGCCTACGGCCGCCACCGTCGGTCCTGCTAGCTCCTCTGCGGCCGGCCGGTGTCGATGCAAATCGTCACCGGAGGAGAAGTGGCCCGGTGCAGTCGTTACCACATGCAGAAGAAATAAATGGAACGAGCGATCTCGATGGAGCTACTGGCTGTCGACGTCTCGTGTCGTGTTGGCTCTTCCGTACCGGAGCTGCATGGGCGGGATATATGCTTGCGTTGCGTTGGAGTTGAAGAGCTCAGCAGGTCGGAATAATGGCGTTTACGACCAGCTGATGACAGATCATAATCGATATTATGCGAGCAAATTGAAAACAATTCTCACTCAGAGATACACCCCGGTAGGATCATAAAATCATGCTGTAGGATTGATCGGAGATGCGTCGATCTaccttcttctgctgctgcttgttttCAAGTGAGAAAGATACTTAAGATGCGTCGATCTGCTATCATGCATGTGACGCAGGATCGAGCGAACCGGGAGCCCCCTGCTGTGCTCAGCATCATATCCAGCTCGGAAGTTGACAGCCGGGATCCAATAATCCCAGCATCCGTGTCGATGTCGTCCCTTGTCTAGTTTATACTCAGGGCGCGATCCTCGTGCTCGAGTAGAGGGGAGAAAACAAGGTCAAATGGCACCAGTAGGAACCGCATCCGCCTGCACTGTGTGCCGTGTCGTCAtcgccgtcttcctcctcctcctcctctccaccaaTCTCCTTCCGTCGTCAGACAGCTAGCAGTCAGGGACGCGATCTCGGTGTCCACGGGTCGGCGGGGGCAGGTTAATTCCACGGTGCCCGGGCCATCGGCGCACGAGATGCAGCTTCGGCCGGAGGAGGGGCTGCaccggagagagagaggtggtgcAGGTGCAGCAGAATTGAAGAAAAATGGAACGAGCGAGAATGATCATGCATCAAGCTGATGATCATCTGCGTACCGATCGAGCGATCATCACCATCGCTCTCTGCTCGATGGCGTCGATCGATCGACCCATCACCCAAGAGGATTATTTAATTAAATTTCTATAAGCGCAGTAGGTTAGCAAACCATCACGACTTGATCACCAGCACACCTGTGATGCCGGTCCTCAGCTCGCGATGACGACACTGCACACGCACGCACCCACCCTGACCGCGTACCCTGCAGCTACTGCTACGCTACACCGATGGGATTGGATTGGGAAGGCGGTGGTGATGCAATGGAATCGATCGGTTCGTCGTTGCATGCGCTGCTAGCTGCTCGATCGGTGAACGAACAACTTGGTAGGCAGCTTGTCGGGCAGCGATCTCAGCTTCAgcgaccaaaatcggacacctaaGAGCGCTGACTGAACCAGGCAGCTCCGCTCAGACCCAAAGCAAACAACTGGTGCATGCCTGGCCGGGCTCCGGCGAGACCACGGCCATTTATGTTCTCTCTggccggcggtgcggcggcggcggctgtggctAGCTCCATCAGGGCAGCGCCAGCGCGTGCATGTTCCTTCGTACGGAAATGCAATTCTCGGGTGAGTAGAGAAGGTTGGGCTCGCCGCTGCAGGTAACTCGCTGTTAGTAGATGCCCTGCTGCGTCGATCGTACCGTCATATAGTTGCTGTTAGTATTTTCATATAAACCATCCCGTGGTGGGGCCATAAGCCCCTGTCACAAAAAATAGGCGACGTGGTGGGCC
The genomic region above belongs to Setaria italica strain Yugu1 chromosome VI, Setaria_italica_v2.0, whole genome shotgun sequence and contains:
- the LOC101756132 gene encoding probable 26S proteasome non-ATPase regulatory subunit 3, producing the protein MPEDVQMNDSEPQPAAPTPAAAAPALSTLHHLKEIASVIEAGSLSKEVRRISRAVRLTVALRRRLAARDVSAFLGFALPASSEAYARLTALVPKEDDTEMDVDAAAPATQISIKHGLPEIEIYCYLLVLIFLIDQKKYDEAKACATSSIARLKNLNRRTVDVLASRLYFYYSYVYELTNSLAEIRGNLLALHRMATLHRDELGQETLLNLLLRNYLHYNLYDQAEKLRSKAPRFEAHSNQQFCRYLFYLGKIRTIQLEYTDAKESLLQAARKAPTSARGFRIQCNKWAIIVRLLLGEIPERTVFMQKGMKKALTPYFELTNAVRVGDLELFRAVADKFASTFSADRTRNLIVRLRHNVIRTGLRNISISYSRISLADIAKKLRLDSENPVADAESIVAKAIRDGAIDATIDHANGWMVSKETGDVYSTNEPQIAFNSRIAFCLNMHNEAVKAMRFPPNSHKEKESAEKRRERLQQEEELAKHMAEEDDDDF
- the LOC101756539 gene encoding protein DETOXIFICATION 33, with the protein product MAASGGGGEEALREALLLAPPAGDGNGNGKVEKQVEDLEEIRSVRAFLRHAAEENRRLWSLAGPAIFTSIAQYSMGAITLVFAGHLSTLELDAISTENNVIAGLALGLTMGMGSALETLCGQAYGAKQLHMLGVYLQRSWIILNALAVLMLPLYLFAAPVLRFFHQDAEIAALASRFALYMIPQLFAYACNFPIQKYLQAQGKVMAMAVVSAVALVFHVALSWLLVGPMGMGVVGLAVALNASWWFVVLGQLAYILMGYCPGAWNGFDWLAFSDLYGFARLSVGSAVMTCLEFWFYMFLIVIVGNLENAQVAVAAVSICTNLFGWQIMVFFGFNAAISVRVSNELGAGRPRAAKFAILVVLMSSVAIGLAFFAAILALRDVYGAPFTESPEVVRAVARLGVVFAFSLLLNSVQPVLSGVAVGAGWQWLVAYVNLGCYYLIGIPVGYLIAFPLRGGVTGMWGGMLSGVGLQTLILVAITMRTNWDREASEAHSRIQKWGGSAAVKALGE